In the Azospirillaceae bacterium genome, one interval contains:
- a CDS encoding DUF3168 domain-containing protein gives MANPGWSWQQALHDALSAALGIPIYDGAVPDGAQHPYAVIGREVTTNHGGLTARRVDGLVHVTVWSTHTGRQEMRQILAAIDAALHNKRLPMDEGQRATARIQRTRITMEPDGQTHRGLVVVRVTTEH, from the coding sequence ATGGCCAATCCAGGATGGTCGTGGCAGCAGGCGTTGCACGACGCGCTGAGTGCCGCGCTTGGCATCCCGATCTACGACGGGGCCGTCCCGGACGGCGCGCAACACCCCTATGCCGTGATCGGCAGGGAGGTGACGACGAACCACGGCGGCCTGACGGCCCGCCGGGTGGACGGGCTCGTCCACGTGACCGTGTGGTCCACCCACACCGGCAGACAGGAGATGCGGCAGATCCTCGCCGCCATCGACGCGGCGCTGCACAACAAGCGGCTGCCGATGGACGAAGGGCAGCGGGCGACGGCGCGCATCCAGCGGACTCGGATCACGATGGAACCGGACGGACAGACCCACCGGGGTCTGGTCGTCGTCCGTGTGACGACCGAGCACTAG
- a CDS encoding AAC(3) family N-acetyltransferase, whose protein sequence is MSVREVIAGTPGPPVTADGLAEDLAALGVRRGSVLLAHVSLSALGWVCGGPVAVLEALGRVLGPDGTLVMPAFSGDLSDPATWVSPAMPPEWWPTIQAAMPPYDPDTTPTWGMGTVAELFRRWPGAVRSRHPQLSFAAHGPRADEIVADHTLDDAFGEGTPLARLYDLDARVLLLGVGHERNSSLHLAEQRASWPSKRRIIEGGPILRGGRRIWATWGDLDYRIDDFPTLGQAFEQWTGMVAVGPAGYGTARLMRQRDLVDFAVGWMAANRV, encoded by the coding sequence ATGTCGGTCAGGGAGGTGATCGCGGGCACGCCAGGGCCACCGGTGACGGCGGACGGATTGGCGGAAGACCTGGCCGCACTGGGGGTGCGCCGCGGGTCGGTGCTTCTCGCCCATGTCTCGTTGTCGGCGCTGGGCTGGGTGTGTGGCGGGCCCGTGGCGGTGCTGGAGGCCTTGGGGCGCGTGCTGGGACCGGACGGCACCCTGGTCATGCCGGCGTTCAGCGGCGACCTGTCGGATCCGGCCACCTGGGTCTCGCCGGCCATGCCACCGGAGTGGTGGCCCACCATTCAAGCCGCCATGCCGCCCTACGATCCGGACACCACGCCCACATGGGGCATGGGCACGGTCGCGGAGCTGTTCCGGCGCTGGCCGGGGGCCGTGCGCAGCCGCCATCCGCAACTGTCCTTTGCCGCCCACGGCCCGCGGGCCGATGAGATCGTCGCCGATCACACGCTCGACGACGCCTTCGGCGAGGGAACGCCCCTGGCAAGGCTCTATGATCTGGATGCCCGCGTGCTGCTGCTGGGCGTCGGGCATGAACGGAACAGCTCGCTGCACTTGGCCGAGCAACGTGCCTCCTGGCCGTCCAAGCGGCGCATCATCGAGGGCGGGCCGATCCTGCGGGGCGGCCGCCGGATTTGGGCGACATGGGGCGACCTCGATTACCGGATCGATGATTTCCCCACCCTCGGTCAGGCGTTTGAGCAATGGACCGGCATGGTCGCGGTCGGGCCGGCCGGCTACGGGACGGCACGGCTGATGCGGCAGCGCGACCTGGTGGACTTCGCGGTCGGCTGGATGGCGGCCAACCGAGTCTGA
- the recQ gene encoding DNA helicase RecQ, giving the protein MLKRVFGYSSFRGAQAEIVRHVVEGGDALVLMPTGGGKSLCYQVPALVRPGVGVVVSPLIALMRDQVEALRAVGVRAAALNSSLGFREAQEVEQQVLRGELDLLYVAPERLVTQRFLDLLDGARIALFALDEAHCVSQWGHDFRPEYRQLAVLAERYPTVPRIALTATADEQTRADIAAELRLQGARRFVSSFDRPNITYRVAQKTGERRQLLTFIKENHPEDAGIVYCLSRGKVESVAEWLRDEGFDAVPYHAGLPAPVREANQDRFVKGEGVIAVATVAFGMGIDKPNVRFVAHLDLPKSLEAYYQETGRAGRDGLPAEAFMLYGLADAVQIRQRIEQSEAPDAIKRIERGKLERLLGFCETAECRRQVVLGYFGEHLPERCGNCDTCFEPVATWDGTLAAQMALSAAYRTGQRFGVAHLVDVLRGTETDKVRQFGHQNLKTFGVGAELGKGEWQSVFRQLVAAGYLAPDMDGHGGLMLTEAARPVLRGERKVQMRRDPAAATRQALRQVRRGTVDLAPGDDRLWHALRAKRLELAKAEGLPPYVIFHDSTLLEMVRARPRSLQELARIPGVGARKLERYGYAFLNVLLEAT; this is encoded by the coding sequence ATGCTGAAGCGCGTGTTCGGCTATTCGAGTTTCCGCGGCGCGCAGGCGGAGATCGTGCGGCATGTGGTGGAGGGCGGCGACGCGCTGGTGCTGATGCCGACCGGCGGCGGCAAGTCGCTCTGCTACCAGGTCCCCGCCCTGGTCCGGCCGGGCGTCGGCGTCGTGGTCTCGCCCCTGATCGCGCTGATGCGGGACCAGGTGGAGGCATTGAGGGCGGTCGGCGTGCGTGCGGCGGCGCTGAATTCGAGCCTCGGCTTCCGGGAGGCGCAGGAGGTGGAGCAGCAGGTCCTGCGTGGCGAGCTGGACCTGCTGTACGTGGCGCCCGAGCGGTTGGTCACACAGCGCTTCCTCGACCTGCTGGACGGGGCGCGGATCGCCCTGTTCGCGCTGGACGAGGCGCACTGCGTTTCGCAGTGGGGCCACGACTTCCGCCCCGAATACCGGCAGCTCGCGGTGCTGGCCGAACGCTACCCGACCGTTCCGCGCATCGCGCTGACCGCCACCGCCGACGAACAGACCCGGGCCGACATCGCCGCCGAATTGCGCCTGCAAGGCGCGCGCCGCTTCGTCTCCAGCTTCGACCGCCCGAACATCACGTACCGGGTGGCGCAGAAGACCGGCGAACGCCGGCAGCTCCTGACCTTCATCAAGGAGAACCACCCCGAGGACGCCGGCATCGTCTATTGCCTGTCCCGGGGCAAGGTGGAGTCGGTGGCCGAATGGCTGCGCGACGAGGGGTTCGACGCGGTTCCGTACCACGCCGGCCTGCCCGCCCCTGTGCGCGAGGCCAACCAGGACCGGTTCGTGAAGGGCGAGGGCGTGATCGCGGTGGCCACCGTCGCCTTCGGCATGGGGATCGACAAACCCAACGTCCGGTTCGTGGCGCACCTGGACCTGCCCAAGAGCCTGGAGGCCTATTACCAGGAGACCGGCCGCGCCGGGCGTGACGGCCTGCCGGCGGAGGCGTTCATGTTGTACGGGCTGGCCGATGCGGTGCAGATCCGCCAGCGTATCGAGCAGTCCGAGGCGCCCGACGCGATCAAGCGGATCGAGCGGGGGAAGCTGGAGCGGCTCCTGGGCTTTTGCGAGACCGCGGAGTGCCGGCGGCAGGTGGTCCTGGGCTATTTCGGCGAGCATTTGCCGGAGCGGTGCGGGAACTGCGACACCTGCTTCGAGCCGGTGGCGACGTGGGATGGCACCTTGGCGGCGCAGATGGCGCTGTCCGCCGCCTACCGCACCGGCCAGCGGTTCGGCGTCGCCCATCTGGTGGACGTGCTGCGCGGGACCGAGACGGACAAGGTCCGCCAGTTCGGGCACCAGAACCTGAAGACCTTCGGCGTCGGGGCCGAACTGGGAAAGGGCGAGTGGCAGTCGGTGTTCCGCCAACTGGTGGCGGCCGGGTATCTGGCGCCGGACATGGACGGCCATGGCGGGCTGATGCTGACCGAAGCGGCGCGACCCGTCCTGCGCGGCGAACGCAAGGTGCAGATGCGCCGCGACCCGGCCGCGGCCACGCGGCAAGCCCTGCGCCAAGTCCGCCGCGGCACGGTGGATCTGGCGCCGGGCGACGACCGGCTGTGGCACGCCCTGCGCGCCAAGCGGCTCGAGCTTGCCAAGGCCGAAGGGCTGCCGCCCTACGTCATCTTCCATGACTCGACCCTGCTGGAGATGGTGCGCGCCCGGCCGCGCAGCCTTCAGGAGCTTGCCCGGATCCCGGGGGTGGGCGCGCGCAAGCTGGAACGCTACGGGTACGCGTTCCTGAACGTGCTGCTGGAAGCGACCTGA
- a CDS encoding sugar nucleotide-binding protein, which translates to MTTNAPCRLLLVGGDGFVGTALRMLLPSHGFEVLATSRRPGAPLHLDLLHPDAFEIPANVDAALLCAAVSQPVVCEADPDGSRRINVDGPAHLLPRLAAAGIRTLVLSSDKVFDGTRPMRRRDEPVCPVIPYGRQKAEMEQVALAAGAAVLRLSRVVSADMALLHGWVADLADGRAIRPFSDMRLAPVDVARVARLAAAILGSWDHGGGIFQASGAADITYAEMALALAAWTGADPALVLPQPAPPAVAGSVLSRHTTLDMRREVELFGIGHPTLDDLRPLFTVADDVS; encoded by the coding sequence ATGACGACGAACGCGCCGTGCCGCCTGCTGCTTGTGGGCGGCGACGGTTTTGTGGGCACGGCATTGCGGATGCTGCTGCCATCGCACGGATTCGAGGTGCTGGCCACCTCGCGCCGGCCGGGTGCGCCGTTGCACCTGGACCTGCTGCATCCCGACGCGTTCGAAATCCCGGCAAACGTGGATGCGGCATTGCTGTGCGCGGCCGTTTCCCAGCCTGTCGTGTGCGAGGCGGATCCCGACGGCAGCCGCCGGATCAACGTGGACGGGCCGGCGCACCTGCTGCCGCGCTTGGCGGCGGCCGGCATCCGGACGCTCGTCCTGTCCTCGGACAAGGTGTTCGACGGCACCCGGCCCATGCGGCGCCGGGACGAACCCGTCTGTCCCGTCATTCCCTATGGCCGTCAGAAGGCGGAGATGGAACAGGTGGCGCTCGCTGCGGGCGCCGCGGTGCTGCGCCTGTCCCGCGTCGTCTCGGCCGACATGGCGCTGTTGCACGGGTGGGTGGCCGATCTGGCCGACGGCCGCGCCATCCGGCCCTTTTCGGACATGCGGCTTGCCCCTGTCGACGTCGCGCGGGTGGCCCGGCTCGCCGCCGCCATCCTGGGATCCTGGGACCATGGCGGCGGGATCTTTCAAGCTTCGGGCGCCGCGGACATCACCTATGCCGAGATGGCGCTCGCGCTTGCCGCGTGGACCGGCGCGGATCCGGCCCTTGTCCTGCCGCAACCCGCGCCTCCGGCCGTCGCGGGCAGCGTCCTGTCCCGCCACACCACCTTGGACATGCGGCGCGAGGTGGAACTGTTCGGCATCGGGCATCCAACCCTGGACGATCTGCGTCCACTGTTCACCGTGGCGGATGACGTGTCTTGA